From a region of the Methanobrevibacter sp. genome:
- a CDS encoding UPF0147 family protein: protein MVEETFEEVSAILKHIMENPSVPRNIRRAADESFQTLNDESEDPTVRASAVILKLDEISNDPNIPVHARTLIWEILSKLEATTV from the coding sequence ATGGTAGAAGAAACTTTTGAAGAAGTATCCGCAATTTTAAAACACATTATGGAAAACCCAAGCGTACCACGTAACATCAGAAGAGCTGCAGATGAGTCTTTCCAAACCTTGAATGATGAAAGCGAAGACCCAACTGTAAGAGCAAGCGCTGTAATATTGAAGTTAGATGAAATCAGCAACGATCCAAACATCCCAGTTCATGCAAGAACCTTGATTTGGGAAATCTTATCCAAATTGGAAGCTACAACCGTATAG
- a CDS encoding HIRAN domain-containing protein → MNEEKNNEKYVSIICFNQFHGKKIFKIGSILKLIKEPDNSHDGEAIRVEMRYAGKVGYLANSTQTVVRGTMSSGRVYDKIDDEDAYAIVKFISHQNVIAKIIEKDKLEELKKDPENDVNYI, encoded by the coding sequence ATGAACGAAGAAAAAAACAATGAAAAATATGTATCTATAATCTGTTTTAACCAATTTCATGGAAAGAAGATATTCAAGATTGGTTCTATTCTAAAGCTTATCAAGGAGCCGGACAACAGTCACGATGGGGAAGCCATTCGTGTTGAAATGAGATATGCCGGCAAGGTCGGATACCTGGCAAACAGTACGCAAACCGTCGTTAGAGGTACCATGAGTTCCGGAAGGGTTTATGACAAGATCGATGATGAGGACGCCTATGCTATCGTGAAATTCATTTCCCATCAGAATGTCATAGCTAAAATCATCGAAAAAGATAAGCTTGAGGAACTTAAAAAAGATCCTGAAAACGATGTAAACTACATCTAA
- a CDS encoding cobalamin biosynthesis protein, which translates to MITELYSNSIYMLLTILLFALAFDLLIGEFPTKIHPVVWIGNIISFFKKYLIKYDNKVSGLIISICVIAVSSLIVLVPMILIKHFLYLNDGMIYLFKLAALLLLSSTFSVKLLLDSARDVERDLKNNNLNKARQAVSYLVSRKTSELNKEHVISAVIETLTENIPDSYVSTIFYYSIVGIAGMLLGLNDFDVVILALLAALIHRVVDTMDSMLGYKTDELYNIGYVPAHLDDILNYIPARISGFLIIISAAFLGLNWRGAYYIMGRDARNCDSPNSGYTMATVAGALNIQLEKEGVYTLGDNLHPIKVECIDKAIDIARLAIFLITLFFFFVFMDLILLML; encoded by the coding sequence ATGATAACTGAACTTTACTCAAATTCAATTTACATGCTGCTTACAATATTGCTGTTTGCACTGGCATTTGATTTGTTGATAGGAGAATTCCCAACTAAAATACATCCTGTTGTATGGATTGGAAATATCATAAGCTTTTTCAAGAAATACTTGATTAAATATGATAATAAAGTCTCAGGATTAATAATATCAATATGTGTAATAGCGGTTTCCTCCTTGATAGTTTTAGTGCCAATGATTCTAATAAAGCATTTCCTTTACCTTAATGATGGAATGATCTATCTATTCAAGCTTGCAGCTTTATTATTATTGTCCTCTACATTTTCTGTCAAGTTGCTCTTGGATTCAGCACGTGATGTGGAAAGGGACCTGAAGAACAATAACCTGAATAAGGCACGTCAGGCTGTAAGCTATCTGGTAAGCAGAAAAACAAGTGAATTGAATAAGGAGCATGTCATATCTGCAGTGATTGAAACATTGACAGAGAATATTCCTGATTCATATGTTTCCACTATTTTCTATTATTCAATCGTTGGAATAGCTGGAATGCTCCTTGGATTGAATGACTTTGATGTGGTGATATTGGCTTTGCTTGCAGCATTGATCCATAGGGTAGTTGACACCATGGATTCCATGCTTGGATACAAGACCGACGAGCTTTACAATATTGGTTATGTGCCTGCTCATTTGGATGACATATTGAATTACATTCCTGCAAGAATATCCGGATTTCTGATAATAATTTCAGCTGCCTTTTTAGGCCTCAATTGGAGAGGGGCCTATTACATAATGGGAAGGGATGCAAGAAACTGTGACAGTCCGAATTCAGGATACACAATGGCAACTGTGGCAGGAGCATTGAACATTCAACTTGAAAAGGAAGGAGTCTACACTTTAGGCGATAATCTTCATCCGATTAAGGTTGAATGCATTGACAAGGCAATCGACATTGCAAGACTCGCCATCTTTTTGATTACACTCTTTTTCTTTTTCGTGTTTATGGACTTGATTCTTCTCATGTTGTAG
- a CDS encoding DUF2149 domain-containing protein, with protein sequence MAGTANLVDAMLVIAVGLLVFLVISWNMQGVIFSDMTQEEKQNVMQQMSEVSEVDQGQQLNETPDISNKSGQGYTEMGKVYQDSNGKLIMVEE encoded by the coding sequence ATGGCAGGAACCGCAAATCTTGTGGATGCAATGCTGGTGATTGCAGTGGGTCTTTTGGTTTTTTTGGTGATTTCCTGGAATATGCAGGGAGTCATATTCTCTGACATGACCCAAGAGGAAAAGCAGAATGTCATGCAACAGATGAGTGAAGTAAGTGAAGTGGATCAAGGTCAGCAATTGAATGAAACTCCCGATATAAGCAATAAATCCGGTCAGGGATATACTGAAATGGGTAAGGTATATCAGGATTCCAATGGCAAGCTGATTATGGTAGAGGAATGA
- a CDS encoding Ig-like domain repeat protein has protein sequence MLSSGYSNIQIGENNDYSGLVWIGMPPTFTYNIVKADNTYVGATNGTFSQVTPSETAINASALTTIAKTNKNLVFTLYDSKGNALANKTVSVTLNGKTTNVTTNADGKATIKTNFAAAGTYYYSLNFLGDDTGCKASFATVKVTVNKQAVKATFAKKTFKVKATKKISFTLKDASGKALASKKITFKVNKKTYTAKTNSKGVATVKIVIKKKGKYTATAKFAGDSAYKAISKKAYITVK, from the coding sequence TTGCTTTCAAGTGGATACAGCAACATCCAAATCGGTGAAAACAACGATTACTCAGGTTTAGTATGGATAGGTATGCCACCTACATTCACTTACAACATCGTTAAGGCTGACAACACTTATGTTGGTGCAACAAACGGTACCTTCAGTCAAGTTACCCCTAGTGAAACCGCTATCAATGCTAGCGCTTTAACCACTATTGCAAAAACCAATAAAAACTTAGTATTTACCTTATATGACTCAAAAGGTAATGCGTTGGCTAACAAGACTGTAAGCGTTACCCTTAATGGTAAAACCACTAATGTAACTACCAACGCTGACGGTAAAGCCACAATCAAAACCAACTTTGCGGCAGCAGGAACCTACTACTACAGTCTCAACTTCCTTGGTGACGACACCGGATGCAAAGCTTCCTTTGCTACTGTAAAAGTGACTGTAAACAAACAAGCGGTCAAAGCCACCTTTGCTAAAAAGACCTTTAAGGTAAAAGCCACCAAGAAAATCAGCTTCACTCTTAAAGACGCTAGCGGCAAAGCTTTAGCAAGCAAAAAAATTACCTTTAAAGTAAACAAAAAGACATACACTGCTAAAACCAACTCCAAAGGTGTTGCAACTGTAAAAATTGTTATCAAGAAAAAAGGCAAATACACTGCAACCGCTAAATTTGCAGGAGACAGCGCTTACAAAGCTATCAGCAAAAAAGCATATATAACTGTAAAATAA
- a CDS encoding right-handed parallel beta-helix repeat-containing protein, whose amino-acid sequence MNKKILLIAALVLMTIVSLGAVSAADDVAIDDITADSGDAVITDGDEGGETPQTTTMPITPEDDIEDIQDYFKYGIEDNTVIEFEPGTYNVGSQGLKINKTIMTLEQDVDEEGNPVMKEVYTPVTLNNIVIHGNGATIIGKFPMSANSNYFDGIFEVDNVNGLTISGFNFIVDGTYNQVTPKTPSCLIIYNTTNAIIEDNNITGGRFGLYLGSKFADPNYDAIVRYNTIYNAQDMGIISFGSPRSHIYNNTVINPANHGIDVRHGSGPNCIVENNTIIGAREGIYLMTVQATKLSETFSAIVI is encoded by the coding sequence ATGAATAAAAAGATATTACTTATTGCAGCATTGGTCCTTATGACTATTGTTTCACTTGGAGCAGTATCTGCAGCAGATGACGTTGCCATAGACGATATAACTGCCGATTCAGGTGATGCTGTCATAACTGATGGTGACGAAGGAGGAGAGACTCCTCAAACTACCACAATGCCTATTACTCCAGAAGATGACATTGAAGATATTCAAGATTATTTCAAATATGGTATAGAAGACAATACTGTGATTGAATTCGAACCTGGAACATATAATGTAGGTAGTCAAGGACTAAAAATCAACAAAACAATAATGACACTAGAACAAGATGTAGATGAAGAAGGAAATCCTGTCATGAAAGAGGTCTACACTCCAGTGACCTTAAACAACATTGTAATTCATGGTAATGGCGCTACCATCATAGGTAAGTTCCCAATGTCAGCAAATTCCAACTATTTTGATGGAATTTTCGAAGTGGACAATGTAAATGGATTAACCATTAGCGGATTCAACTTCATAGTTGACGGTACATATAATCAAGTTACCCCAAAAACTCCATCCTGTCTTATTATCTACAACACAACAAATGCTATAATTGAAGACAATAATATTACTGGTGGACGTTTCGGTCTTTACTTAGGAAGCAAATTCGCTGATCCTAACTACGATGCAATTGTAAGATACAACACCATTTACAATGCACAAGACATGGGTATCATTTCATTCGGTTCCCCTCGCAGCCACATCTACAACAATACAGTCATCAATCCTGCAAACCATGGTATTGACGTAAGACACGGTTCAGGTCCTAACTGTATTGTGGAAAACAACACAATCATCGGTGCAAGGGAAGGTATCTACCTCATGACAGTGCAGGCCACAAAGCTATCGGAAACATTCTCAGCAATTGTGATATAG
- a CDS encoding Panacea domain-containing protein: MEFMEEKFKMVLHYIIYKCGFRNTVGRTVLHKLLYFSDFNHYELHKKSITNESYRKMERGPVPIHFESAIEELVEENNVRLGKRRLPCGKVMNRYFSVTEPSIDLNEDELSVINQVIKDISHMNGKQIGEYSLSDAPVKMTEDDEIIDYDLVFSRKSESKNKVFVKIS, translated from the coding sequence ATGGAGTTCATGGAAGAAAAGTTCAAGATGGTCTTGCATTACATCATATATAAATGCGGTTTTAGAAACACTGTTGGAAGGACAGTCCTCCATAAGCTATTGTATTTTTCAGACTTCAACCATTATGAGCTTCATAAGAAATCCATAACAAATGAAAGTTACAGAAAGATGGAAAGAGGCCCTGTTCCAATTCACTTCGAATCAGCCATAGAGGAACTGGTGGAGGAGAATAATGTGAGATTGGGAAAAAGAAGATTGCCTTGCGGAAAGGTGATGAACAGGTATTTTTCAGTAACTGAGCCTTCAATCGATTTGAATGAAGATGAATTGTCCGTCATCAATCAGGTAATCAAGGACATAAGCCATATGAATGGTAAGCAGATTGGAGAATATTCCCTCTCTGATGCACCTGTAAAAATGACTGAAGATGATGAGATCATTGATTATGATCTTGTGTTTTCCAGAAAGTCTGAAAGCAAGAATAAGGTATTTGTTAAAATCAGTTAA
- a CDS encoding DUF6569 family protein yields MEESKKNNEINDVNEDLSLIQNTAFIDINGTKIAIELLDSQKYENVEAIPIKTDAFGKKDFLTLKKGYEMNLVEIKELENSTVGTVSCRNDAVTPLILIDGDEITGAMQNRIINDSLLIPAKSRINIPVSCTEHGRWHTKGEGEASRTFKPSLYSANHSTRSRKSRASYEERDYQGDVWDSISEFESRANFRSVTSALNDSYENLKEKQNDYLKQFHIEEGQNGVIFIVNGEMKGLELFYNHSIYREYHEKLCRSYIIEAVVEKKSVDNIDRLELTKTLEDISLSELKSKKSIGLGDNLKLSNDFGSGSALVWEDELIHMTFFKDYNKDVEIII; encoded by the coding sequence GTGGAAGAATCAAAGAAAAATAATGAAATAAATGATGTGAATGAGGACTTAAGCCTCATTCAAAACACTGCATTCATTGACATAAACGGAACAAAAATAGCCATTGAGCTTTTGGACAGCCAGAAGTATGAAAATGTTGAGGCTATTCCAATCAAAACAGATGCATTTGGGAAAAAGGATTTCCTTACATTGAAAAAGGGATATGAGATGAACCTCGTTGAAATCAAGGAACTTGAAAATTCAACTGTAGGCACTGTCTCATGCAGGAATGATGCTGTAACTCCACTTATACTAATCGATGGGGATGAGATTACAGGTGCGATGCAAAACCGTATCATAAACGACAGTCTCCTCATTCCAGCCAAATCAAGGATAAACATTCCAGTTAGCTGCACTGAACACGGAAGATGGCATACCAAAGGTGAAGGGGAAGCAAGCAGAACTTTCAAGCCATCATTGTATTCTGCAAATCACAGTACCAGAAGCAGAAAGTCAAGGGCTTCCTACGAAGAACGTGACTACCAAGGTGACGTCTGGGATTCAATCAGTGAATTCGAATCCAGAGCCAATTTCAGATCCGTTACCAGCGCATTGAATGACAGCTATGAAAACCTTAAGGAAAAGCAGAATGACTATCTGAAACAGTTCCATATTGAAGAAGGACAGAATGGAGTCATCTTCATTGTAAACGGTGAAATGAAGGGATTGGAACTCTTCTATAATCACAGCATCTACAGGGAATATCATGAAAAGCTATGCAGAAGCTATATCATAGAGGCTGTTGTTGAAAAGAAATCCGTAGACAACATTGACAGATTGGAACTCACTAAGACCTTGGAAGACATTTCACTTTCCGAGCTCAAGTCCAAAAAATCAATCGGCCTTGGAGATAATCTTAAGCTATCAAATGATTTCGGATCAGGTTCAGCCCTCGTATGGGAGGATGAATTGATTCACATGACCTTCTTCAAGGATTACAATAAGGATGTAGAAATCATAATTTAA
- a CDS encoding MotA/TolQ/ExbB proton channel family protein, with amino-acid sequence MVTIIPGSDLLTSALNVIAQSLQIPVIIFLLAFAVFAVYIIGSLISEYSSHKKVPVKLIRELIYRIANCDVNDLQDIIKNAPIQHAQKVVLMEIARAKDLREDTRRALARKLFEEEQDKIEKNLQKTDIVTKIGPTLGLMGTLIPMGPGLAALGSGDVNTLASAIIVAFDTTVVGIGAGAVAYVAGKIRRRWYEQYLSNLDALADTVLDRLKKEDEMRGK; translated from the coding sequence ATGGTAACAATAATTCCAGGAAGCGATTTGTTAACTTCCGCATTGAATGTTATTGCTCAGAGTTTGCAGATACCTGTAATCATATTTCTATTGGCTTTTGCAGTCTTCGCTGTATATATTATTGGAAGCCTTATCTCAGAATACTCATCTCACAAGAAAGTCCCTGTTAAATTAATCAGGGAGCTGATTTACAGGATAGCTAATTGTGATGTGAATGATCTTCAGGATATTATAAAGAATGCTCCTATACAGCATGCCCAAAAGGTTGTATTGATGGAAATTGCAAGAGCGAAAGACTTGCGTGAAGATACCAGACGTGCTCTTGCAAGAAAGCTTTTTGAAGAGGAACAGGACAAGATTGAGAAAAACCTTCAAAAGACAGACATTGTAACCAAGATCGGTCCTACCCTTGGTTTGATGGGTACCTTGATTCCAATGGGTCCTGGTCTTGCCGCACTTGGAAGTGGAGATGTAAACACTCTTGCAAGTGCAATCATAGTGGCTTTTGACACTACTGTTGTAGGTATTGGTGCAGGTGCTGTAGCTTATGTGGCAGGAAAGATTCGCAGACGATGGTATGAACAGTATCTTTCCAATTTGGATGCTTTGGCAGATACCGTATTGGACAGATTGAAGAAAGAGGATGAAATGAGAGGGAAATAA
- a CDS encoding DUF2162 domain-containing protein, producing MEILSALWQVGVFAAVILFGTKLGIASGLANLSKKKLALLALGYGGGIMLLSTIASLYTNQITDFINSYNSILFLIMAVIMIFAGIYTIKEWKKHERNTMRTTRMILVAPCPCYFGSILASIIMAAPTVGLGAFSLSKYVAVAMVLVIIIGYFASNLIVKFLKKPYPIVIGNFMLFLGIYFLLSSILIPNIIQVFNQSMRSITIPSLSSMAISFGLAIAIIIIGVMASRKNDFLIDFS from the coding sequence ATGGAAATATTGAGTGCATTATGGCAAGTAGGTGTTTTTGCAGCTGTTATCCTATTTGGAACCAAATTGGGAATAGCCAGTGGCTTAGCTAATTTATCAAAGAAAAAATTAGCTCTTCTTGCTTTAGGTTATGGTGGAGGAATCATGCTTTTGTCAACTATAGCTTCCCTATACACAAACCAAATAACTGATTTTATAAATTCATACAACTCTATCTTATTCCTGATAATGGCCGTCATAATGATTTTTGCAGGGATATATACAATAAAAGAGTGGAAAAAGCATGAAAGGAACACTATGAGAACCACAAGAATGATATTGGTTGCTCCTTGCCCATGCTATTTCGGGTCCATTTTGGCAAGCATCATCATGGCTGCTCCTACAGTTGGGTTGGGTGCCTTTTCCTTGAGCAAATATGTTGCTGTGGCAATGGTGCTGGTGATTATCATAGGATATTTTGCATCCAATTTAATAGTTAAGTTCCTTAAAAAGCCTTATCCAATCGTCATTGGAAACTTCATGCTCTTTTTGGGGATTTATTTCCTATTGTCTTCCATATTGATTCCTAACATAATTCAGGTATTCAATCAGTCAATGAGATCCATTACTATTCCTTCATTAAGTTCAATGGCCATAAGTTTTGGACTAGCCATTGCAATTATAATTATAGGAGTCATGGCTTCTAGAAAAAATGATTTTTTAATTGATTTCAGTTAA